aataattattaatataaacaccTTACACTCAActgggaaaaatgtaatttttgaccgGGACAAACGGGAAATAGCttggaatttttgttgaaatttgactgACCATCCagtcaaaattttagtttactaattaaaatttttgaatcccaTTAAGGAACATTTTCTAATTGCAGAAGGCAAAGAGAGTTTCCCCACAGATGCAAATGGAAAATATCTAGGTTCCGATGTCGATTACGTGGATACATGGAAGGCAATGGAAAAATTAGTGGAGGATGGATTAGCAAAAAATATTGGAGTGAGCAATTTTAATTCGAAACAAGTTGAGAGAATCTTGaaaatctgcaaaattaaacCAGTGGTTAATCAAGTCGAATGTCATCCTTACCTTCCTCAAGTTAAACTTTCGGAATTTTGTAAATCCAAAGGAATAATTATAACTGCCTACAGTCCCTTCGGTTCTCCTGATAGATCCTGGGCCAAACCTGACGATCCTCAACCATTGAAAGacgagagaattaaaaaaattgctgacACATATAATAAAAGTGTAGCTCAAGTCATTATTCGTTATcaggtaaattaaattaaattgatatcaGTTTGATAAAATCAAAGATGAATCTCAcagacgaaatatgttgtttttttgttttgtttttgaggaaattaggcgatacatatttttgcgatttgtgaaaaaattacgcagttatgcgtatttgaattttttggtatttggtatttgaatcttcttaaaaaacccacacttatatttttcgataattttttgttgaatttgtgcTGTCATGAGGAAAACaccttgtgagttttatgcgtgctaaataacttttctggtcagtagaatttttttttcgtgaaattgaattttcgcatttttcttgcaaacaacaGATACGGAAAATAATATGCGTTAATGTAAAGAACACTTCCTGTAAGTTTCACGTGGGCTAAACAATCTTTATcgacagaaaatcaattttcttaaactcgaattttcaaattgactaaaaagttttttaatgatgTTGCAGCAGAGCAGCCCATTCTTTTAACTGCACAAATCTGTTATTAactatattataaattgtttttctatGCTCAGCTTCAAAAGCAGGATACACTTGTCGTTTGACAGTCAAATTTATTCTTCGAAATTTACCCATTACTGTAAATCTAAATTTGCATAGGGGCTTCTGGCATTCTAGATACATACAAATATCATGGAATGATAGAAACAATGAGTAAAGacatttaagaatttcaattattcatttatatataaaattttgaaaataactttaaagtcTAGAAATATATGGGCAATTTCTTCGAAAGTGGGCAAAcctcgccttttttatttttacaaatattttttacaaattttcgtttatataaatAAGATATTTTCTAAGTTTAATGTAAGCTAAACAATTCTTGAGGtcaagagaattttttatgtttatggaaattgaatttttttatttttctcggaaatgatacaaaataccataaattagtaaaagaactttttgtagaactttcttagctctgaaaaatatttgctcaccattttttcgtatctgtcgttatttgcaaaaaatatgcgAATgttagattttatgaaaaaaaattctcctggccagAAAAGTTATTTAACCCAAATAAAACTCACAACGTATTTTCCTCGGCTATTAATAATTTCTGATAAACCGCCGccattttgttgatttttaacatttttaaaactttgtcgcGGATTTCGAAAGAAGGTGATAAACTCTTCCAGAATCTGAAAAGAAAgcttaaatatctcaattaggtcaaaagttgaataaattaagaTAACAAATTtggggttttttgaaaaacaaagccaaaatttcgtacattttgtccccgagagattctgcaacttcaagtgtagaaACTGCCTGATTTTAAACGGATTCGATCTCCTAAATtagtttgtaattatataaattagatAAAACTACTGTAAACGACGATTTTCTAAAATAGAATTATGATCAGTAAATACATTATACAAtggcaacaaattatttttagatacaGCGAGGCCACATTGCTATTCCTAAGTCGGTCAGCAAAACGCGTATGCAGGAAAACTTGAAAGTTTTCGATTTTGAGCTGAGTGAAGATGACATCAAAGAAATAcatacatttgataaaaaaatgagagCCTGCGCCATGTCGATGTGAGTCTTTTTTTTCTgcatctattaaattttttatttagtattttactattacaaaacaatttttatttgctttcagGGCTGTGGATAACGAGCATTATCCTTTTCACGAGGagttttaacctgcaaatattaGGGGATAAAAACTGAATTAAGTGCGTGAAAAATAGTAATAAGaaataacatatttttctattgtgaGATTATTTAGATTCGTAATTTACCAAACGTGGATGATTATTGATAGTGTATCGTTTATTTACCGATAAatagtaaacaaattaatgattcagcttgaaatagaaaattcttcctttcgttctttttatattttgtctGGCGAATTAATTGAAAAGACAAGTTCCTAGATGATCTTCATTATTACATCCACAATCACATTCGCAAAATTCATCATCACTACTGACTCTTTCAAAATTCTGaacgtttttatttttagctttcGGTTGATAATTACTTTTAGATTCTGCACCACAATTACAGGGAAGTTCTGACTTTCCACGAGCACATTTTCCTTTGCAAGAACATCTGCATCCTACTTTTTTAGAATGAGGACCTTTTTTACAAGCCTGATTTGGCGAGAATCTTCCACCTAATTTAAATCAGTATTATTTTTGAgtcttaaaatgataattttaaaggatCGAAATTTAATTGCATCGTTACCAGAAGTTGGAATTCTCCCAGAAGGAGATTTAATCGGTGGACACGAGGCTGAAGTTTTATCGCAAGAAGGTGGTTGACAAAGTGGATTCTCACCACAAAATTTGGTCTTTCCTGGTTCCAAATTTTGTTTAGGATATAGACGAGAGACATGAGAACAGGagcaagattttttttctgaacttggATGTTTTGAAACCAAAGGCGCACAACAATATCGAGGAGGGCAGTTTGGGTTTCCACCAGAAAAAGGATTGTTCAGATTTTTATTCCAGGAAATGCAGTCTTTCCTATTTACCATTACCAGTTTATCAACTCCTCCAGTTTCTCGTTCCTGATTTTTATCGGCAGACCAACTTGGATTTTGATTCGTTCCACTCTGAAAAATACGAAAAACCTTTTTCCTATTATGTCAGAAACTTTTTACTAAATGATAATATGAATACTGACAAGCTCttgttcattttcaatcattttcttctTTAACTGGTGCATGTTATATTTTTGAGTTTGATAAGTACATCGCCACTTTCTATCACTAGTTTCCAATTCCTTGACTCGTTTAGTCATTTGATTTCCACCCAAAGTATCTTGGAACTCTTTCGACATTAAAAGACATTCCATTTGTTTTCtgtaaaacatttctttttcttcaagCTGCCTTATACAGCATTTCAGA
The sequence above is drawn from the Belonocnema kinseyi isolate 2016_QV_RU_SX_M_011 chromosome 7, B_treatae_v1, whole genome shotgun sequence genome and encodes:
- the LOC117176208 gene encoding uncharacterized protein LOC117176208 isoform X1 encodes the protein MADTHCHKHNEPIIEPTRCSGCKSDIKMYKESPSPELEDVVNKFVDRKSNLANRQQYLKNKVSTLERSLPALMAFNMWISGQKCEDAPICKIREIMNKFSPYPDPTEKLLDNLKTTVEDLNRETAELHEKIITADVDLEESGMELESLELSNKELGNQLETLEKEVDQKSTLSLHSIHSEDLVCLTRIRQLGEEERSLKCCIRQLEEKEMFYRKQMECLLMSKEFQDTLGGNQMTKRVKELETSDRKWRCTYQTQKYNMHQLKKKMIENEQELVFRIFQSGTNQNPSWSADKNQERETGGVDKLVMVNRKDCISWNKNLNNPFSGGNPNCPPRYCCAPLVSKHPSSEKKSCSCSHVSRLYPKQNLEPGKTKFCGENPLCQPPSCDKTSASCPPIKSPSGRIPTSGGRFSPNQACKKGPHSKKVGCRCSCKGKCARGKSELPCNCGAESKSNYQPKAKNKNVQNFERVSSDDEFCECDCGCNNEDHLGTCLFN
- the LOC117176208 gene encoding uncharacterized protein LOC117176208 isoform X2, encoding MADTHCHKHNEPIIEPTRCSGCKSDIKMYKESPSPELEDVVNKFVDRKSNLANRQQYLKNKVSTLERSLPALMAFNMWISGQKCEDAPICKIREIMNKFSPYPDPTEKLLDNLKTTVEDLNRETAELHEKIITADVDLEESGMELESLELSNKELGNQLETLEKEVDQKSTLSLHSIHSEDLVCLTRIRQLGEEERSLKCCIRQLEEKEMFYRKQMECLLMSKEFQDTLGGNQMTKRVKELETSDRKWRCTYQTQKYNMHQLKKKMIENEQELSGTNQNPSWSADKNQERETGGVDKLVMVNRKDCISWNKNLNNPFSGGNPNCPPRYCCAPLVSKHPSSEKKSCSCSHVSRLYPKQNLEPGKTKFCGENPLCQPPSCDKTSASCPPIKSPSGRIPTSGGRFSPNQACKKGPHSKKVGCRCSCKGKCARGKSELPCNCGAESKSNYQPKAKNKNVQNFERVSSDDEFCECDCGCNNEDHLGTCLFN
- the LOC117176210 gene encoding aldo-keto reductase family 1 member B1-like: MVKIEMVTFNNGNQAPIIGLGTWKSKANEVIEAVKNAIDVGYRHIDCSPVYDNEKEIGEALNSKFKEGIIKREDVFITSKLWCTEHSPNLVEPALKKTLSDLRLEYLDLYLIHWPMAFQEGKESFPTDANGKYLGSDVDYVDTWKAMEKLVEDGLAKNIGVSNFNSKQVERILKICKIKPVVNQVECHPYLPQVKLSEFCKSKGIIITAYSPFGSPDRSWAKPDDPQPLKDERIKKIADTYNKSVAQVIIRYQIQRGHIAIPKSVSKTRMQENLKVFDFELSEDDIKEIHTFDKKMRACAMSMAVDNEHYPFHEEF